The Camelus bactrianus isolate YW-2024 breed Bactrian camel chromosome 11, ASM4877302v1, whole genome shotgun sequence genomic interval AGCATTCTCAGCGTCAGCCCCCAGGCCAGGGTCTCAGAGCCACTCAGGATCAGAGAGCCTTTGTCTCTGCCCTTGACCACTAGATACACCCTGGCTGGGGACCCCCATCCTGCCACAGTCCTTTCTCCTTATGTCTTACTCTCTGTGTCCCCATTGGTTGGTCTGTCCTTGCAAGTCTGGCTGTGTTATCCCTCTTTGGAGGCATGTCTGTGTGAACAATGTGGTGTTTTTCACCCTGGGTTTGGGTCTGTGTGTGTACACTTGTGCACTGGGTTGTATCTGTGTGAGTGACCTTAGGTTTCTATTCGTGCTCTCTTGGCCCACCTGGTGCACCTGACTGCACTGGCACTCGATCTGGATTTCTTTGGATAGCCCATGTGTGTCTTGGGTTCCTCTTTCCCTgccatgctgtgtgtgtgtgcgtgcacgtgtgtgcgcGCTGCTGTGCACGCGTAACTGTGCTGTGCCCCCACAGTCGATGGTGCCTGGACAGAGTGGAGCAAGTGGTCAGCCTGTAGCACTGAGTGTGCCCACTGGCGCAGCCGCGAGTGCATGGCGCCCCCGCCCCAGAACGGGGGCCGAGACTGCAGCGGGACCCTGCTCGACTCCAAGAACTGCACTGACGGGCTGTGTGTGCAGAGTGAGTCCTCTGAAGGCAGGGCCGGGAGCTGGATAAGggccccccacagcccccactgCCCAGCCTACAGTGGAGTAgcccctcagggcccctgctcACCCACCACATCCACACGGTCATCTCATCCGCGCATCTCCCTGTCGCCCTCTCTATCCCCTTTCCCTGCCACCTGTGTCATtgtctttccctttatttccctCGACAGATAAGAAAACTCTAAGTGACCCCAAAAGCCACCGTAAGTCCCATTTCATGGCTGTCCTCTTTCCTCTGGGGGTGGATCCCTGGTTCTCCTTGGCTGGCTTTTCCAGGGGGTGGGATGCAGGGCTGGGCAAGGGGCAGAGAGAGTTGAAAGTGCCCCCCACCAACCTTTAATGGGGTCCCCAGCACCTTAAGTTGCACGTGGCATGATCTCCATCACAGTCAGAGAGGCAGACCCTCAGCTGAGAGAAAGGCCCTAAGACACTGTCCTGACCCTCTCATTATAGAAGAAACTGAACTCAGAGAGAAGGGACTTACCCAAGGATCCAGCCAGGATTCGAACCTAAATATTTGGCCATAGCTGATGCTCTTGGCCTCACCCCCTCAATTTTCctctctggggtggggccagcgGGCAGGCTCACACCTGTCCCCTCCGATGCCCTTACTGTACCCCAAGCAGCCAACTGAGGCCTCCTAGGTTCCCTGGGATGACCACTGGCCTGCTCAGCCCCGAAGGGTTGTTGCCCAGCCCCTGGGGGCTGCTCCGCCCTGCAGTAGCACCAGAGCAGGGAAGTCACTTGGGCAGATTGGCCTGTGGTAATGAGACCACAATTTCCAAATCATTCCAGAATTATAAAATCATCAGTGAAGCCCTCAGTGCGTCTCACAGGGAGGCCAGGCTGGTGACTGATTAGATATAAGTCCCCAGGCaagtgacaccccccccccccgccccaggatTAGCAAGGCCGTCAGGAGACCAGAGTCAAACCTGGGGAGCCAGAGCCCCCAGGGAGGTGGGAGCCCAGCCCCAGGGACCTCCTCTGGCAACTCTCCTGGGCAGCCCAAGAATGAGGGCTGCTGAGAAGCTATGGGGCCAGGAGGTGGAAGCAAGCAGACATCAGGGCTGAGAGCCATGCCCTACCTTGCTGAAGGCTTAGGCCTCTACCAGGGGAGTGGGGCTTGGGGGAATCCAGGCAGGGAAACCTCTCCGAGGgcccccagggaggggagagagtggaCAGGTGCTTCCTGGAGCTCCTAAAAGAAACGAGGGGGAAGGGCAGCCATCTTGGCTCTGCCTATGCTGTCCAGTGTGGTAGCCACTAAGCCACATGTGGCTTCAAACGCATTTACCTTAGCTAAAAAGAAACATACTTAAAAACTCATTTCCTTAGTGACACCAGCTGCGTTTTAGTTATTTACTAACCTGGCATGGCTAGTGGCTGTCACGGGGGAACAGCACAGGCATGGGAGACGCCATCACCATCGAAAGTCCTGTTAGACAGCCCTACTTTAGGCCCTGCCTCTTGACCCGGACACCTTCCTGCCTGGCTGTATAGAGTTATTTCTGGCCCTGCAGGGGCCTGGCCTGCCCCCCACGCAGAAAGGGGTGTCCTCCAGCCCAGCAGCCTGTTGAGGGGGGTGGTGGGGCAAGCAGCCATGGGTTGCCTCCCTgagccccttccttcccctccacctgctcccctcctctccatcccatTGCCATGCATCTTAttctccacctccacctctgcctcccaccctcaGCACAGAATGAAAGGTGAGCTCAGAGCAGCTACTTGCCGGGACCTTGGGTCCTGTGGAGGTTGCTGCAGGCTCTACGTGAGGCCCTAGGTTTAAATGCCAGCTCGGACAGGACACTTTGTGGCCCCAGTGACTCTGAGCCACAGATCCTGTCACCTCCTGGGTAGAGAGCAATGGGTTAACTCTTGGGAGTGACCAGGAGTCCCTTTGCCTCTCCTTGCCACACCAAGAGGGAAGCAGGGCAGCGAGGCAGGGGGGCTTAGACCATTTTACTTATAGAGACGGATGCTCAGAGAAGTTCAAGGCTTGCCTGAGGTCACCAGCCTGTCTGGCAGGGCTCAGACTAGAACCTAGCACAGCACCAGTCTGTCCCaggccctgcctctccccagggaCCATGGGCCTCTCTGGCTCCCCCAGGGCCTGGGTCTCTGCTCCTCACACAGCCCTCCTGTCCCCACAGTCCTGGAGTCCTCGGGGGATGTGGCGCTGTACGTGGGCCTCGTGGTGTCCATCTTCGTGGTCGTGGCTGTCCtcatggtggtgggggtggtggtgtaCCGTCGCAACTGCCGAGATTTTGAAACCGACATCACTGACTCATCTGCCGCCCTCACTGGCGGCTTCCACCCAGTCAACTTCAAGACGGCAAGGCCCAGTAAGGACCTGGGAACACCTAGGGTGGTGGATGCAGGCAGAGTACCCAGGGGGCGTGGCAGCCAGCCAGACCAGAGCAGGGGCTCCTGACTCCCTCCTGAGGTTTTTCTAGAATTTGCTCTAATAATCACTGAAGGAGTATGGTTTCGAGAGatgcaggaaggaaagaagtaacCCAGGTGGCAAGTCCCCAGGCTTCCTGCTGTGGGTGGCAATGGAACCTTACATAGCTGATTATTTGGGTGGGATTTTGCAAGAGAAGGGCccccagcaggagcagagggTGGGCCCGGGCCAGTGAGGCATGGCTGGGTCTGACTATAGCTCCCACCCCTGCAGACAACCCACAGCTGCTACACCCTTCTGTGCCTCCGGACCTCACAGCCAGTGCTGGCATCTACCGAGGGCCCATGTATGCCCTGCAGGACTCAGCCGACAAGATCCCCATGACCAACTCACCCCTGCTGGACCCCCTGCCCAGCCTCAAGATCAAGGTCTACAACTCCAGCACCACTGGCTCTGGGCCTGTCCTGGCGGATGGGGCTGACCTGCTGGGAGTCCTGCCACCAGGCACATACCCTGGTGATTTTGCCCGGGACGCCCACTTCCTGCACCTGCGCAGTGCCAGCCTCGGCTCCCAGcagctcctgggcctgccctgtgACCCGGGCAGCAGTGTCAGCGGCACCTTTGGCTGCCTGGGCGGGAGGCTCAGCATCCCCGGCACAGGTGGGTCTCTGCTCTGCTTGCCCATCAGCCTGGCCTCAGCATGTCCCCTCTAGACAGCCCCAGCTGAAGACAGGGCTTCTCTGATCTCACTTCACAGATGGGAAGAGTGAGACCCAGCGAGGACAAGTGATTATAAAATAGAAGACCTGGGGTCCAGACCTGCTTTTACCTTACTAGGGCAGGGgaactctctgaacctcagtttcaccatctgttAAGTGGGAAAGAATGTATGTAGTTCAACAAACCTACAGAGTACTGTTGAAAAGACAGGGCTGCCCATCTCAGGTTGCAAAGGCAGCCGTTGACAGTTTCCCAGTGTCCCACTGAGCTAGGGCTGGAGCTAGCACTGGTGCTTTCAGACTCAAGGTCTTTGCCTCATCCCTACACCCCATTGCAATGCCAGAGGCCCCCGTGTTACTGGACGACCCCTCTGCTGTTGGTGACCTGGCCTTTCCTTGCACCcagtcccctctccccaccactgctGGTGACCACCAGGAACTCAGAtgtctttctctccctgctcCAAGCTGGAGCCAACCCCTTCATCCCCTTTTCTAAGCTCCTGgactccctccagcccctcccggctgattcctccctctccccctagGGGTCAGCCTGCTGGTGCCTAATGGAGCCATCCCCCAGGGCAAGTTCTACGAGATGTACCTCCTCATCAACAAGGCAGAAAACACCCTGTGAGTAGCGAGACCCCAGCCCCGGCTGCCCCCtcatctgcctctctctccctgctgctTGCCCACATGGGGCTCAAATATCACCATCTTCCCTTCTAAGCCTGATCCTAAGGCCAGAGggagttctccaaggaagacatggagtctttttcattttttaaaaattgaagtatagttgatttacaatgtttcaggtgtatcCAAGGAAGACATTGATAGATCTTTTTATGTCCACATTTAAACCGTGCAAAACCAGCACAAGTCATAAAACTGAAGGCCAGTTGACCAGCTGGCTGTAATATGACAAAGGGCTAATATCCTTACTACATAAAGAGGTTTTAGAGACGAGTAAGAAAAACTGAACATCTCAGtacaaaaatggacaaaggatatgAACCAATAATTCACATACagtctctctcttacacacacatacacatacacagtggCCCAATAGGTTATGAGAAAACGTTCAACCTAACTGTAGTCAAAGAAATAGTAATTCAAACAGCCATGAGATACTGGAagtttctttgcttcatgaacTTGCAAAGATGTCATAATACCTTTATCCTGTCGAGAGTAAGGGAACACGGCCTTCCCCTGGCGTGTTAATCGGAACACAGATGGGTACCACCAGCTTTAGGGAGGGCATGTTAGCAACACCTATCAGAAACATCTTAAGAGTGCAGAGCCTTTGAAGATGGGAGCAGGGTTGGCCATGAGGATGTCGTGGTGTAATAACAGCAAAAATCTAGAAACAATCTCAAGACCTGTGCCATTTTTCCTTAACCCCTGACTTCTGGGAGCCCCAGGGGTGCAGAGCAGGAAGTCCGGCACCGCTCCCTCActgtctccctcctgccctccaccccacccccagcccgctTTTGGAAGGGACCCAGACAGTATTGAGCCCCTCGGTGACCTGCGGGCCCACGGGCCTCCTGCTGTGCCGCCCCGTCATCCTCACAGTGCCCCACTGTGCCGAAGTCAGTGCCGGCGACTGGATCTTCCAGCTCAAGACCCAGGCCCACCAGGGCCACTGGGAGGTGAGGAGCCAAGGCTGGGGCCAGAGCCGCTATCCCAATCTGCCCCAGGAGGCCTCTGGAGCTAAGAGAAAGCCCCTTTCCTCCTGGCCCAACCTGACGGACCCCCTTCAGGCCCTTGGCTGACCCATCCACCTCACCCCCACTGTCTTCCTGCAGGAGGTGGTGACCCTGGATGAGGAGACCCTGAATACCCCCTGCTACTGCCAGCTGGAGGCCAGGTCCTGCCACATCCTGTTAGACCAGCTGGGCACCTACGTGTTCACTGGTGAGTCCTATTCCCGCTCGGCTGTCAAGCGGCTCCAGCTGGCTATCTTCGCCCCCGCCCTCTGCACCTCCCTGGAGTACAGCCTCAGGGTCTACTGCCTGGAGGACACGCCTGTAGCACTGAAGGTAAGGCCAGGACAGGGGCACCTACAGAGGCCTGGTGCACTGCAGGTGCCTCACCCCGAGCCAGCCAGTACCTTCCAGTATCCCCCTCCCTGGGATCATGGTACCTTCCAGGCACCCTTCTGCCACCATcagcctcattcattcattcattcctgaaACATTGAAATGGCATCAGACCCTCAAGATATAGAGATGAGTCAGGTACAGTTCTGCCCTCACTGAGCTGCAGGCGAGAGATCTCTGACAGAGGGCTGCAGGAGCACCAGGCTGGGAGGCCTTGGGTTGTTGGGGAGACGATCAGAGAAGGCATCACAACAGAGCTGACCTTAGACCTAAGCCCCAAAGGACAGGTAGGAGtcccaggcagagaagggagaagggcaaTCCAGGAGACAGAGCAGCTTACGCAAAGGCAGGTGTGGTGTTGTTCTGTGTGCCAAAGCATGCAGTGGGTGTGAGTGTGGTGGGCGgagagatggggctggagagacaggcagggcTCAGCCTCCCAACAGTCTTGGGGCCATGCCAAGGAATTTGGAACCTATCcagtgggtgggggcagagagctGGTAGACATTGGTTCACAGGCGCTCTTTTGAAAGCTACACTATGGGGACGGGTAGGCAAGAGGCAGGGAAGCCAACTGGGAGGCTGCAGCTGGACTGTGGCGACAGGCAATGAGGAGAGGGAGCTGGCCCCTGTGTCAGTCAGTAGAACGGACAGAAGCAGTGACTGATGGGaggagcagggggagaggggagcagtcAGGGCTGACAGCTAAGTTCCTAGTGTGTGGACAGAACGGACAGTGAGGGGGCCATGGTAGATGAGGAGGGGCttggagcagggagagagaaggtgAACGGGTCGGATTTTAGCACCCAGAACCTGATGACGGCAGGTGTTAGTACCACCCTGTCCCCACCAGCCTCTAAGTCCCCGTCCATTCTCTGCCCAGCCCTCCCACGGATTCCCAGGACCTCAGTCTCATCCTGACAAACACTGGAAGAACACAGCCCCTTGGCCCTGTGTAAACCCCTTTCCCTTCTCCAGCCTTCCGTCCATCCCTCTGTGAAGCCTCTTTTCCTGTAGCTCCAGGCCCCTTCCTACCCGTGGACTGTGGTCTGTACTCCTTTGCCTCCTAGTCTCATGAGACTTGTCTCAAACTCCAGCTTGCTGACTGATGCAACACAGGTGAAAAGGCCTCATGGGAGTGTGAGTGTCTCCTGCTGGGACCAGGCTGACCTGAAATTCCAGGAGGCCCATAATGGCTTGGAGGTGCCTGGGAAATGCTCCTGCAGCCTGGATCTCTTGGTACTAGGGCATGGCTAGTGTCCAGCTATGGTCAGAGAATGAAATGGAGATCAAGAGGGAAACTAGCACATTCGGCTGGTTGgcattctgtttattcattcccCATCTgtccacctgtccatctgtccatccatccattcattcatccatccaactTTCTGCATCTGTCTATATACTCATTCAGTCCATCTGTCCACGCGGCcatcactcatccatccatttatctttCTTTCCATCTGTCCTTCTATTTATATAGCCAGTCATTTGTATATTCACCTGCACACcactttgtctgtctgtctttatctatccatctatcagtCCATCTGTTTACCCATCCGTCTATTAGTTCATCTATCTATTCAGTCATCTACAAATCTATTCTTCCATCTCTCTGTCCCACTgtctgtccattcatctgttcatttccccatccatccatccatccatccacactaTAAATCTTCTATGAGCACTTACCAGATGCCCAGCCCTGTGGCTACAGCCTGCCCACATGTGTCCCCAGCCCCCAAATTTACAGCAGGAAAGGGCCCATAAGCCAAATATGATGGGCTTCCCCTTCTCATTGCTGCCCGGCCCACAGGAGGTGCTGGAGCTGGAGCGGACCTTGGGAGGCTACCTAGTAGAGGAGCCAAAACCCCTGCTGTTTAAGGACAGTTATCATAACCTGCGCCTCTCCCTTCATGACATCCCCCATGCTCACTGGAGGAGCAAGCTGCTGGCCAAGTACCAGGTGAGGACTGGGCCAAAGGACCGGACTGGGGAGGGGCACACCTTGGGGGATTGCAGAGAGAAGACCaattccccctcccttcctcctccctgggtcCTGCAGCCttggtccccacccccacccccatgtctctctctgtccccctcccacccctaccccatcACACACTCCCAATACGAATGTCTGTACACATCATCTTCAAAGAGGCCTTACCATCTTTAAAACCATTCACGCCTAGCAGATTGTCCAGACTAATCTCTGATGGTCACATCCCTCTGCCCGTGCCCATCTGTGTGACGCCATTGATCCCACAGGGCTTCCCAGCCCCAGccacatacatgcacacagtCATATACTCACACTTGTGCCTTTTCCCCCATACACTCCCTTTCTCGGCTGAAGGGCCCCTGCCCagctcttctccctctgcccatctGGATGGAGAGGTTCCCCCCTCCCTGAGGCTGGTCCCattaccttcctcctcctccattcccCAAAGGCAGGGCAGGCTGGCTTCGCCTCCTTGAccctgcaccccctcccccaggagatCCCCTTCTGTCATATTTGGAGTGGCAGCCAGAAGGCCCTGCACTGCACCTTCACCCTGGAGAGGCACAGCCTGGCCTCCACGGAGCTCACCTGCAAGATCTGCGTGCGGCAGGTGGAAGGGGAGGGCCAGATATTCCAGCTGCACACCACACTGGCAGAGGTGAGGGCCAGAGCATGGAcaccccagggggctgggggcGCAGCCTGCAGATCCCATGCTCCCCCTCATCTGGGGGAAATGCCATCTCCCATCAAGATGTGTGTGAGCTAGGATGTGGTCACTCTCTGCTCACAGCTGTGACTTAGTGAGTGCTGAGCCTGTGCCTGGCCTGTCCCAGGTGTCATAAAATATCTCACCAAATCTTCACAACCACCAGGGAGACAGATACGAGGATCCCCACCTGGGAGATGAGAAAGTCGGTTTTTAGGGAGGGCAGGTATTACGGACCTTACATTAGACCAATGCTTGGCCCAAGTCTGTGGCTTTCTACCACTACAATCAAGTGAGTTTCCAAAACCTCAGCCACCCGGGGGGACAATGCTAAGCCCTCTTGCAGTGCAGAATAAAGAGCACTGAATGTAGGTCTagacccagctctgccactaacttgGCATGTGACTGTGGATAAGTCACTTCCCCTTTCCagacttcattttcatttatgtaaaaatggATCCAAGTGCATTAGACTGTGGCTGAGGCCCCTCGTGACTCTGTAATCACCAGACGGCATCAGCACTAGCCTGGGGAGTGCGTTAGTTTGTGCACCCTAAAGgccaggggtggggcaggcagcCCTGGCCCTGGAGAGCTGACCTTCCAGGGGAGGAGGCCTTTGACCCAGCAGCTGGCGCCTGCCCAGAGGGTGCGGAGTGGCTGGAGCCTCCATGAGCTCACAGTCCCCAGGCAGGGAGCCTGGATGGGCAGGTGCCCAGTGGCATTGCACACAGGGAATTCTCTGCCCCTCTCACCCTTGCCCCCTGCCCTTCCAGACGCCTGCTGGCTCCCTGGATGCCCTCTGCTCCGCCCCCAGCAGTGCGGTCACCACCCAGCTGGGACCCTATGCCTTCAAGATCCCACTGTCCATCCGTCAGAAGATATGCAACAGCCTGGACGCCCCCAGCTCGCGTGGCAACGACTGGCGGCTGTTGGCACAGAAGCTCTCCATGGACCGGTAAGTGTCGGGACGGCCTGTCCCACCTGGACCACAgccaccctctccctcccttcgTCCTCAGGGGGCAGGCCGGGCAGGCAGTCTGACAGTCCAGGCTTGGATCTACCTTTGGCAGTACATCGGGGGCTCGAGTCTGGGTGTGCTAAGCCTGAGAAGCCAGTTCCTTGAGCAGTGTCGTGTTCAGAGCACTGGCCCACGAGAGCCAGGTTAAACCAGGATACCAGCCAGGTGTGATCACCGTCAGCAGCCCTGTGCCCAGGACAGAACAGACATTCTGGAAATGCTTGCTGAGTGTGACACAGTACATCTTGATGTCAGGACTCTTCTGGAGAACTTAAAATGCTGGATAGATATACTGGTGATAGTCATCATTACTATTACGGTATACTTGATGAGAAGACGTTTAATAAAACTGCACTGAGCAGATGCCATGTAGAAGACATCTTACTAGAAATGGGAGGGATTTACAAAGATGTCTAAGGCTTTGCTCCTGCTTTCAGGGGAGTGCGTGTGGCAGGGGAGACCAGGCAGGGAGCAGATGTGGGAGGGAGCGAGAGAACAGAGCACTAGGTTTGGACAGTCTCCCCTGGGGTCACTATCTTtcagtgataataataatgatgctgGTGCTGATGATGAACAAgacagtttccattttagagatgaggaaactgaggctcagagaggagcagtgacttgcccagggccacacagcctgCAAGCAGAGGGGCTGGGAATCAGACTCAGGATTATGGGAGCCCAGAACCCATGGTCCCAATACTCCTGGGAGGTACTCCCAGtgctccctccaccccaggctcctgggaggggctgagCATTTTGGGAGCCCAGGGACCTTCTCCTTCCCTCTATCAGGTACCTGAACTACTTTGCCACCAAAGCAAGCCCCACAGGTGTGATCCTGGACCTCTGGGAAGCCCTGCAGCAGGACGACGGGGACCTCAACAGTCTGGCGAGTGCCTTGGAGGAGATGGGCAAGAGCGAGATGCTGGTGGCCATGGCCACTGACGGGGATTGCTGAGCCGCCCCAGACCCGCAGGCTGGGAGGGACCAGCAGGAGGCCGGCACAGGCGGGCCCGGGGCAGCCTCCTGTGGGGCATTTGGGCCTCCTCTGCCCCCGAGCTCACAGCCAGAatcgcccctcctcctcctcctcctccccttgccTGCCCCCACAGACCACGACCAGCCTTAGGAAATCCATGGACTTTGTGGCTGGGAGGACCCAGCAttccttccccatcccctgctGACTCTCCTGACCTCAGACCTTTGTGCAGGAACCAGGATGAGGCTGGGGCCTCTGGAGGGGAGCAAGGAGGTGgccctcccaccctcagccccGGGGCCCCGGGGACATCTGTTTTAGTTgtgttcttcattttcttcctcagttactgatttctccctcctcctgaaGCCCCTTCCTCCTTTCACACCATTTTCGTCTTTGAAGAGTCAAGTACAATTCAGACAAACTACTTTCTCCTGTCCACAagtgaaaaggaagaggaaagaaagaaggaaagaaagcaagcttCAGACT includes:
- the UNC5B gene encoding netrin receptor UNC5B isoform X2 encodes the protein MWARSGARGALLLALLLCWDPSLSQAGSDSGSEVLPDSFPSAPAEPLPHFLQEPQDAYIVKNKPVELRCRAFPATQIYFKCNGEWVSQNDHVMQEGLDEATGLQVREVQIEVSRQQVEELFGLEDYWCQCVAWSSAGTTKSRRAYVRIAYLRKNFDQEPLGKEVPLDHEVLLQCRPPEGVPVAEVEWLKNEDVIDPSQDTNFLLTIDHNLIIRQARLSDTANYTCVAKNIVAKRRSTTATIIVYVNGGWSSWAEWSPCSNRCGRGWQKRTRTCTNPAPLNGGAFCEGQAFQKTACTTVCPVDGAWTEWSKWSACSTECAHWRSRECMAPPPQNGGRDCSGTLLDSKNCTDGLCVQILESSGDVALYVGLVVSIFVVVAVLMVVGVVVYRRNCRDFETDITDSSAALTGGFHPVNFKTARPNNPQLLHPSVPPDLTASAGIYRGPMYALQDSADKIPMTNSPLLDPLPSLKIKVYNSSTTGSGPVLADGADLLGVLPPGTYPGDFARDAHFLHLRSASLGSQQLLGLPCDPGSSVSGTFGCLGGRLSIPGTGVSLLVPNGAIPQGKFYEMYLLINKAENTLPLLEGTQTVLSPSVTCGPTGLLLCRPVILTVPHCAEVSAGDWIFQLKTQAHQGHWEEVVTLDEETLNTPCYCQLEARSCHILLDQLGTYVFTGESYSRSAVKRLQLAIFAPALCTSLEYSLRVYCLEDTPVALKEVLELERTLGGYLVEEPKPLLFKDSYHNLRLSLHDIPHAHWRSKLLAKYQEIPFCHIWSGSQKALHCTFTLERHSLASTELTCKICVRQVEGEGQIFQLHTTLAETPAGSLDALCSAPSSAVTTQLGPYAFKIPLSIRQKICNSLDAPSSRGNDWRLLAQKLSMDRYLNYFATKASPTGVILDLWEALQQDDGDLNSLASALEEMGKSEMLVAMATDGDC
- the UNC5B gene encoding netrin receptor UNC5B isoform X1, which codes for MWARSGARGALLLALLLCWDPSLSQAGSDSGSEVLPDSFPSAPAEPLPHFLQEPQDAYIVKNKPVELRCRAFPATQIYFKCNGEWVSQNDHVMQEGLDEATGLQVREVQIEVSRQQVEELFGLEDYWCQCVAWSSAGTTKSRRAYVRIAYLRKNFDQEPLGKEVPLDHEVLLQCRPPEGVPVAEVEWLKNEDVIDPSQDTNFLLTIDHNLIIRQARLSDTANYTCVAKNIVAKRRSTTATIIVYVNGGWSSWAEWSPCSNRCGRGWQKRTRTCTNPAPLNGGAFCEGQAFQKTACTTVCPVDGAWTEWSKWSACSTECAHWRSRECMAPPPQNGGRDCSGTLLDSKNCTDGLCVQNKKTLSDPKSHLLESSGDVALYVGLVVSIFVVVAVLMVVGVVVYRRNCRDFETDITDSSAALTGGFHPVNFKTARPNNPQLLHPSVPPDLTASAGIYRGPMYALQDSADKIPMTNSPLLDPLPSLKIKVYNSSTTGSGPVLADGADLLGVLPPGTYPGDFARDAHFLHLRSASLGSQQLLGLPCDPGSSVSGTFGCLGGRLSIPGTGVSLLVPNGAIPQGKFYEMYLLINKAENTLPLLEGTQTVLSPSVTCGPTGLLLCRPVILTVPHCAEVSAGDWIFQLKTQAHQGHWEEVVTLDEETLNTPCYCQLEARSCHILLDQLGTYVFTGESYSRSAVKRLQLAIFAPALCTSLEYSLRVYCLEDTPVALKEVLELERTLGGYLVEEPKPLLFKDSYHNLRLSLHDIPHAHWRSKLLAKYQEIPFCHIWSGSQKALHCTFTLERHSLASTELTCKICVRQVEGEGQIFQLHTTLAETPAGSLDALCSAPSSAVTTQLGPYAFKIPLSIRQKICNSLDAPSSRGNDWRLLAQKLSMDRYLNYFATKASPTGVILDLWEALQQDDGDLNSLASALEEMGKSEMLVAMATDGDC